Genomic DNA from Alphaproteobacteria bacterium:
GCCATTTTCGCGAGGACGCACGCGGGTTTGAGCGCGTCGGAATAACGAGCCTCGGGAATGTGAGTAGTAAAAGCGAGTGATTGTTCGTATTTTAGGTGGGCGCGAGATCGCGCTTTTTCGAATGGATCAGAGCTCCTATGACGACACTCACTACTGCCCCGGTTTCCTCTTTGCTCGATCGCCTGTTCACCGAGGCCGAGGCGTCGTTATCCGCGCTCACCCCGGCCTGGGCGCAGATACCCGCTGAGCAGCGCACCGCAATCATGTCCAGCAAAACCAACTATCGCGCCCTTTACACCGAGATGAAGGATGCGCCCCTCGCGGTCTCTCGGGAAACAGGTGCTCTTCTTTATATGCTTGCACGTTCAATGAACGCACGGACCATCGTGGAGTTTGGCACATCATTCGGTGTCTCCGCCTTGCACCTCGCTGCGGCGCTTCGCGACCAGGGCGGCGGACGTCTTATCACCACCGAGTTCGAGCCTTCGAAAGTGGCGCGCGCTCGCGCGAATATCGCCGCTGGTGGCCTGTCGGACCTGGTCGAGATCCGCGAGGGCGATGCGCTGGAGACGCTTACGCGCGATTTGCCATCGCCGATCGACTTCGTATTCCTCGATGGTGCCAAGGGCTTATATCCTGCCATTCTTGCGTTGTTGGAGGATCGCCTTCGGACGGGAGCCCTCGTCCTCGCCGACAATGCCGATTGGAGCCCGGAATATCTCACACGGGTCCGTTCGCCCGCGCAGGGCTATATGTCTGTGCCGTTCGCCAA
This window encodes:
- a CDS encoding O-methyltransferase, giving the protein MTTLTTAPVSSLLDRLFTEAEASLSALTPAWAQIPAEQRTAIMSSKTNYRALYTEMKDAPLAVSRETGALLYMLARSMNARTIVEFGTSFGVSALHLAAALRDQGGGRLITTEFEPSKVARARANIAAGGLSDLVEIREGDALETLTRDLPSPIDFVFLDGAKGLYPAILALLEDRLRTGALVLADNADWSPEYLTRVRSPAQGYMSVPFAKDVELSMRIDLGSAPSS